The Aggregatilinea lenta genome includes a region encoding these proteins:
- a CDS encoding response regulator has product MADDHAVLRAGLRVLLNGEPDMTVIGEAGSGDEALRQIEACRPDVVVLDLSMPGMNGLDALERITAQYPQTRVLVLTMHADKQYILRVLQAGGAGYVLKSGADTELIHAIRHVSAGGSYLYPDATQVLLDEYRGHKEPVEQDTLDLLSEREREVLRMIALGYGSREIGEMLFISPKTVDTYRQRAMEKLGLESRADIVQYALKKRLLDAE; this is encoded by the coding sequence TTGGCTGACGATCACGCCGTGCTGCGCGCCGGGCTGCGTGTGCTGCTCAATGGCGAGCCGGACATGACGGTGATTGGCGAGGCGGGCAGCGGCGACGAGGCCCTGCGCCAGATCGAGGCGTGTCGCCCTGACGTGGTCGTGCTCGATCTGTCGATGCCAGGCATGAACGGGCTGGACGCGCTGGAACGCATCACCGCGCAGTACCCGCAGACACGCGTGCTGGTGCTGACCATGCACGCCGACAAGCAGTACATCCTGCGCGTGCTCCAGGCGGGCGGCGCGGGCTACGTGCTGAAAAGCGGCGCGGACACCGAGCTGATCCACGCCATCCGGCATGTGTCGGCGGGCGGATCGTACCTGTACCCCGACGCGACGCAGGTGCTGCTCGACGAGTATCGCGGGCACAAGGAACCGGTCGAACAGGACACGCTCGATCTGCTCAGCGAGCGCGAGCGCGAAGTCCTGCGCATGATCGCGCTGGGCTACGGCAGCCGCGAGATCGGGGAGATGCTGTTCATCAGCCCCAAGACAGTCGATACCTACCGCCAGCGCGCTATGGAAAAGCTGGGCCTGGAAAGCCGCGCCGACATCGTGCAGTACGCCCTCAAAAAACGGCTGCTCGACGCGGAGTAG
- a CDS encoding ATP-binding protein encodes MARHERVKRPTIWETFWLWAGRVPLRTKIIGIVIAPLLILGTTMAWWVRNELGGWLSYLLSEERVAQAMSVGMRGVLIVTLIAAISGLGIAWFLTWLLTRPVLQITHVATSVKNGDLSLRAPVWANDEIGGLGRAFNAMIDSLQRSRQELEQSNQQLTERNNELGVLYDLARIAGRPHTPGSVLGYSLRRGLDVIEADAGMIISFAGDTLSIAASFNLSQVFLEIGTHDPEAMTFFRTLTEHDEVCYIPDIAAHPAAPESLIVASQRESLTTYVLVPLLSKNTVLGALAILSAQPMVLDERNQRLLAGICGQLSVTIENNHLWEELKQKERLRAQLLSKVVSAQEDERQRISRELHDETGQALTSLLIQLKILERQNTLDAMKSQVQEMRNATAQTLQEVRRLAADLRPAALDDLGLIAALESYIEEYTRATDIPVSFKTQHLENVRLPHNVEITLYRVIQESLTNIARHAEATHVEVSLALERSTIRVLIVDNGCGFDIERTLGADERGLGLLGMQERIELISGTLKLESQSGQGTRIQIQLPVLEESYQG; translated from the coding sequence GTGGCGAGACACGAACGCGTGAAGCGACCGACTATCTGGGAAACGTTCTGGCTGTGGGCGGGTCGTGTGCCGCTGCGCACCAAAATCATCGGCATCGTCATTGCGCCGCTGCTGATCCTGGGCACGACGATGGCGTGGTGGGTGCGCAACGAGCTGGGAGGCTGGCTGTCGTACCTGCTCAGCGAGGAGCGCGTCGCCCAGGCGATGTCGGTCGGCATGCGCGGTGTGCTCATCGTCACGCTGATCGCGGCGATCTCCGGCCTGGGCATCGCGTGGTTCCTGACGTGGCTGCTGACGCGCCCCGTGCTGCAGATCACCCACGTGGCGACCAGCGTCAAAAACGGCGATCTCTCGCTGCGCGCGCCGGTGTGGGCCAACGACGAAATCGGCGGCCTGGGACGCGCATTCAACGCCATGATCGACAGCCTACAGCGCTCCCGCCAGGAGCTTGAACAGTCCAACCAGCAGCTCACCGAGCGCAACAACGAGCTAGGCGTGCTTTACGATCTGGCGCGCATCGCCGGGCGCCCGCACACGCCGGGATCGGTGCTGGGCTACAGCCTGCGGCGCGGCCTGGACGTGATCGAGGCCGACGCGGGCATGATCATCTCCTTTGCGGGGGACACACTGTCGATTGCGGCCAGCTTCAACCTGTCGCAGGTGTTTTTGGAGATCGGCACGCACGATCCGGAGGCGATGACGTTTTTCCGCACGCTGACCGAGCACGACGAGGTGTGCTACATTCCCGACATCGCGGCCCACCCCGCCGCGCCGGAGTCGCTGATCGTGGCGAGCCAGCGCGAAAGCCTGACGACCTACGTGCTGGTTCCGCTGCTGTCCAAAAACACAGTGCTCGGCGCGTTGGCGATCCTCAGCGCGCAGCCGATGGTGCTTGACGAACGCAACCAGCGCCTGTTGGCGGGCATCTGTGGGCAGCTCAGCGTGACCATCGAGAACAATCACTTGTGGGAAGAACTGAAGCAAAAGGAGCGCCTGCGCGCGCAATTGCTAAGCAAGGTCGTGTCCGCGCAGGAAGACGAGCGCCAGCGCATCAGCCGCGAGCTGCACGACGAAACAGGCCAGGCGCTGACCTCCCTGCTGATCCAGCTCAAGATTTTGGAGCGCCAGAACACGCTCGACGCGATGAAGTCCCAGGTGCAGGAGATGCGCAACGCCACAGCGCAGACGCTGCAGGAGGTGCGCCGTCTGGCCGCCGACCTGCGCCCGGCGGCACTCGACGATCTGGGGCTGATCGCCGCGCTGGAAAGCTATATCGAGGAATACACGCGGGCGACCGATATCCCGGTCAGCTTCAAGACGCAGCACCTCGAAAACGTGCGGCTGCCGCACAACGTCGAGATCACGCTCTACCGCGTGATCCAGGAGTCGCTGACGAACATCGCGCGGCACGCCGAGGCGACGCACGTTGAGGTGTCCCTTGCGTTGGAGCGCAGCACGATCCGTGTCCTGATTGTGGACAACGGCTGCGGGTTCGACATCGAGCGCACCCTGGGCGCGGATGAGCGCGGCCTGGGGCTGCTGGGAATGCAGGAGCGTATCGAGCTGATCAGCGGTACGCTTAAGCTGGAATCACAGTCGGGCCAGGGCACGCGCATTCAAATTCAACTGCCGGTCCTGGAAGAATCGTATCAGGGTTGA